A genomic window from Clostridium aceticum includes:
- a CDS encoding asparaginase codes for MKKPKVAIIFTGGTISMSIDPRIGAAIPALSNQEIMSLVTNIDKFAEIEAINFSTLPGPHIDPLLMMELQKLVFKTIHRKEITGVVITHGTDTLEETAYLLDLTIKCDKPIVVVGAMRNSSELGYDGPSNLAAAVCTAISPHAKNKGVLVVMNNEVNAASEVTKTNTLSLDTFKSISFGALGIVDNDRVIFHREVIDRQHIPATSIITNVDLIKCAAGMDSRLLKHCVDSNAEGIVIEALGRGNIPPQMLEGIQYAIDKKVAVVIVSRCPTGRVLDSYGYQGGGRQLRILGVIFCGDLPGQKARIKLMLALSVTKDLHTLRNIMENDQYQ; via the coding sequence ATGAAAAAACCTAAAGTTGCGATTATTTTTACAGGGGGAACAATTTCTATGTCAATAGATCCTAGAATTGGTGCAGCAATTCCCGCCTTATCCAACCAAGAAATTATGTCCTTGGTAACCAATATTGATAAGTTTGCAGAAATTGAGGCTATCAATTTTTCCACTCTGCCTGGTCCGCATATCGACCCTCTACTTATGATGGAACTACAAAAGCTTGTTTTCAAAACAATACATAGGAAAGAAATCACCGGCGTAGTCATCACCCACGGTACAGATACATTAGAAGAGACAGCTTACTTGTTGGATTTAACTATTAAGTGCGACAAACCTATTGTAGTTGTTGGTGCTATGAGGAATAGTTCCGAACTTGGTTATGATGGTCCAAGCAATTTGGCGGCCGCTGTATGTACTGCTATCTCTCCTCATGCAAAAAACAAAGGAGTGTTGGTGGTAATGAATAACGAAGTAAACGCCGCAAGCGAAGTAACAAAAACCAATACTTTAAGCTTAGATACTTTTAAATCCATATCCTTTGGTGCTTTAGGAATCGTAGATAATGATCGGGTGATCTTTCACCGAGAAGTCATCGATCGACAGCATATCCCCGCAACCTCTATCATAACAAATGTTGACTTAATCAAATGTGCTGCTGGTATGGATTCACGCCTTTTAAAGCACTGTGTCGATTCTAATGCAGAGGGGATTGTTATTGAAGCTTTGGGTAGAGGCAATATTCCACCCCAGATGTTGGAGGGTATTCAATACGCTATTGATAAAAAGGTAGCTGTTGTTATCGTTTCAAGATGTCCTACTGGCCGTGTACTAGACTCCTATGGTTATCAGGGAGGGGGCAGACAACTACGAATATTGGGTGTTATTTTTTGCGGAGATTTGCCTGGACAAAAAGCTCGAATTAAATTAATGTTAGCCCTTAGCGTAACAAAAGACTTGCATACCTTGAGAAATATTATGGAAAATGACCAATATCAGTAA
- a CDS encoding lactate utilization protein produces MDKVVSTIIENLEKRKIKAKFFQTKEEAKEEILKEVQSYSSIGIGGSMTVKEMGLYEALLQENKEIYWHWLAEKEKVSEVRQLANQADVYLTSTNALTEAGELINIDGIGNRVSAMYYGPKKVIVLCGTNKICSDMISAMDRIKKEACPPNAKRLGLKTPCGVTGNCNDCLSEARMCNITVIINHKPMTVDLSVYIIGESLGY; encoded by the coding sequence TTGGATAAGGTCGTGAGTACAATAATAGAGAACCTAGAAAAAAGAAAAATAAAAGCTAAGTTTTTTCAAACAAAAGAAGAAGCTAAAGAGGAAATCTTAAAGGAAGTTCAATCCTATAGCAGTATAGGGATTGGTGGTTCTATGACAGTGAAGGAAATGGGACTATACGAAGCATTGCTTCAAGAGAACAAAGAAATATACTGGCACTGGTTGGCAGAAAAAGAAAAAGTAAGTGAAGTTCGGCAGTTAGCTAATCAAGCAGATGTTTATTTGACCAGTACCAATGCTTTAACAGAAGCTGGAGAATTAATTAATATTGATGGTATAGGAAATAGAGTTAGTGCTATGTACTATGGCCCTAAAAAAGTGATTGTTCTATGTGGTACAAATAAAATTTGTAGTGATATGATTTCGGCAATGGATAGAATTAAAAAAGAAGCCTGTCCTCCAAATGCTAAAAGATTAGGATTAAAGACGCCATGTGGTGTTACGGGAAACTGTAATGATTGTTTAAGTGAGGCTAGAATGTGTAATATAACAGTTATTATAAATCATAAACCTATGACTGTAGACTTAAGCGTATATATTATTGGCGAGTCATTGGGTTATTAG
- a CDS encoding cysteine desulfurase family protein, with protein sequence MEVYLDNAATTKPADEVVDAMVKSLKVMYGNPSSLHRKGVEVEKEIKKVRKLLAKALGCNEKEVIFTSGGTEANNLAIRGLVKANSRKGNHLITSKIEHKSVLSLFQQLEEEGYKVTYLDVDAKGFISLEKLEESVTKDTILVSVMQVNNEVGSIQPIKEIVKIIKGKNSDTRIHIDGVQSFGKLKYSVKDLEVDSLSISAHKFHGPKGIGALYIKNNVRMMPLMVGGGQESELRAGTENVPGIFGLGEAVRLSFEEQEKKIDKIRKLKKYLIDTLKENLEDIHISTEESEQYAPHIVNVSLKGVRSEIMLHSLESDGIYISSGSACSSKKRGYSHVLEAMGMKENHIDSAIRISLSYINTVEEIDYAVGSIKKHLNSLRKIIRR encoded by the coding sequence ATGGAAGTATATTTAGATAATGCTGCTACAACAAAACCTGCAGACGAGGTTGTAGATGCCATGGTAAAATCTCTTAAGGTGATGTATGGCAACCCATCTTCGTTACACAGAAAGGGTGTAGAGGTAGAAAAAGAAATTAAAAAAGTTAGAAAGCTGTTAGCAAAGGCTCTAGGTTGCAATGAAAAAGAAGTGATTTTTACTTCTGGAGGCACAGAAGCAAATAATTTAGCTATAAGAGGATTGGTGAAGGCAAATAGCAGAAAAGGTAATCATCTTATTACATCAAAAATAGAACATAAATCGGTGCTCAGTCTATTTCAACAGTTAGAAGAAGAGGGATATAAAGTTACTTACTTAGATGTTGATGCAAAAGGATTTATCTCTCTGGAGAAATTAGAAGAGTCGGTTACAAAGGATACAATTTTGGTAAGTGTTATGCAGGTAAATAATGAAGTGGGTAGTATACAACCTATTAAGGAAATTGTAAAAATCATAAAGGGAAAAAACTCCGATACAAGAATACATATTGATGGTGTGCAATCCTTTGGAAAGCTAAAATATTCTGTTAAAGATTTAGAAGTAGACAGTCTTTCTATTAGTGCACATAAATTTCATGGACCCAAGGGAATTGGTGCACTTTATATAAAAAATAATGTAAGAATGATGCCTTTAATGGTAGGTGGTGGACAAGAATCAGAGCTTCGAGCAGGGACTGAGAATGTGCCTGGTATTTTTGGTCTAGGTGAAGCAGTAAGGCTATCCTTCGAAGAGCAAGAGAAGAAAATAGATAAGATAAGAAAGTTGAAGAAGTACTTAATTGATACACTAAAAGAAAATCTAGAGGATATCCATATATCTACGGAAGAAAGTGAACAATATGCACCCCATATTGTTAATGTTTCTTTAAAAGGAGTAAGAAGCGAAATCATGCTACATAGTTTGGAATCAGATGGTATCTATATATCTTCAGGGTCTGCATGTTCTTCTAAAAAGAGAGGTTATAGTCATGTCTTAGAAGCAATGGGTATGAAGGAAAACCATATAGATAGTGCCATAAGGATTAGTTTGAGTTATATCAATACAGTAGAAGAAATAGATTATGCAGTGGGCAGCATTAAAAAACATCTCAATAGCTTAAGGAAAATTATTAGGAGGTGA
- the thiI gene encoding tRNA uracil 4-sulfurtransferase ThiI codes for MKDVIIIRYGEIILKGLNKKFFEDKLAKHIRHALVDLGKPKVYKEHSRIYVDVDDYNPQEIIDRVKRVFGVVSISPAKRFPVDMEEIKKVVIQEIREKVEKYGVKTFKIESKRADKKFPMKSPEISREIGGFVLQNIEEISVDVHRPDISVHVEVRSDTAFVHSEKIEGFGGLPLETNGKALLLLSGGIDSPVAGWLVGKRGVEIEAIHFHSYPFTSERAKEKVMDLAKIVASYCGEFKIYSINLLPIQKEINEKCPEEEMTILSRRFMMKIAEKIALKFECDALVTGESIGQVASQTVKSLHVTNAAVNIPVFRPLIAMDKVDIIELAKKIGTYETSILPFEDCCTVFLPKHPVTKPKLEKILYSEELLDVEELIESAIDEMEVINTLEI; via the coding sequence GTGAAAGATGTTATAATCATTCGTTACGGTGAGATTATTTTAAAGGGACTCAACAAAAAATTTTTTGAAGATAAACTTGCAAAGCATATTCGGCATGCGTTAGTAGATTTAGGAAAGCCAAAGGTTTATAAGGAGCACAGTAGGATTTATGTAGATGTAGATGATTATAATCCACAAGAGATTATTGATAGAGTTAAGAGGGTTTTTGGTGTTGTTTCTATTAGTCCAGCAAAGCGATTTCCTGTAGATATGGAGGAAATCAAAAAAGTAGTGATCCAAGAAATTCGAGAAAAAGTGGAAAAATACGGTGTAAAGACCTTTAAAATAGAGAGTAAAAGAGCCGATAAAAAATTTCCTATGAAATCCCCCGAAATTAGTAGAGAAATAGGAGGATTTGTCTTACAGAACATAGAAGAAATATCTGTAGATGTACATCGTCCAGATATTTCTGTGCACGTAGAAGTCAGAAGTGACACTGCTTTTGTACATAGTGAAAAAATAGAAGGTTTTGGAGGCTTGCCGCTAGAAACCAATGGAAAGGCACTGTTACTACTTTCTGGAGGTATTGATAGCCCTGTAGCTGGTTGGTTAGTGGGGAAAAGAGGTGTAGAGATTGAAGCCATTCATTTTCACAGTTATCCCTTCACCAGTGAAAGAGCAAAGGAAAAGGTGATGGATTTAGCTAAAATTGTGGCTTCATATTGTGGAGAATTCAAGATTTACTCTATAAACCTATTACCAATACAAAAGGAAATCAATGAAAAATGTCCTGAAGAGGAAATGACAATTCTATCAAGACGGTTTATGATGAAAATTGCTGAAAAAATAGCCTTGAAATTTGAGTGTGATGCATTAGTGACGGGAGAAAGTATTGGACAAGTTGCCAGCCAGACAGTAAAAAGTCTTCATGTAACCAATGCGGCAGTAAATATACCAGTATTTAGACCATTAATAGCCATGGATAAAGTGGATATCATAGAATTAGCTAAAAAAATTGGCACCTATGAAACTTCTATACTGCCCTTTGAAGATTGTTGTACTGTATTTTTACCTAAACATCCAGTGACTAAGCCGAAGCTGGAAAAAATATTATACTCAGAGGAGTTATTGGATGTAGAGGAATTAATAGAGAGTGCTATTGATGAAATGGAAGTAATAAATACACTTGAAATTTAA
- the moaC gene encoding cyclic pyranopterin monophosphate synthase MoaC has product MDQFTHFNEEGRAKMVEVGNKLNTKREAVATGSIYMMPETLNKIVDHEISKGDVLAVSQVAGIMAAKKTSDMIPMCHNIILTGADIHFNVDKENNKIDIQATVRTTGKTGVEIEALNAVSTAALTIYDMCKAVDRGMEITDIKLVKKTGGKSGDFIRDEE; this is encoded by the coding sequence ATGGATCAATTTACTCACTTCAATGAAGAAGGAAGAGCTAAGATGGTGGAGGTAGGCAACAAGCTAAATACAAAGCGAGAGGCTGTAGCAACAGGAAGTATTTATATGATGCCTGAAACTTTAAACAAAATAGTTGACCATGAAATTAGCAAAGGGGATGTATTAGCGGTATCGCAAGTTGCGGGGATTATGGCTGCTAAAAAAACAAGTGATATGATTCCAATGTGTCATAACATTATACTTACTGGAGCAGACATTCACTTTAATGTGGATAAAGAGAACAATAAGATTGATATCCAAGCCACTGTTAGAACTACAGGAAAAACAGGGGTTGAAATAGAAGCACTGAATGCAGTTTCAACAGCAGCACTTACTATTTATGATATGTGCAAAGCAGTAGATAGAGGTATGGAAATTACTGATATTAAATTAGTTAAGAAAACAGGTGGAAAGTCAGGAGACTTTATAAGAGATGAAGAATAA
- a CDS encoding MogA/MoaB family molybdenum cofactor biosynthesis protein yields the protein MTFTIGVITASDKGSVGERQDTSGPLIAEIMKEIGGVLKEYVIVPDEREKLASALIAMCDEAKLDIVFTTGGTGFSPRDVTPEATLDVVDRLAPGISEAIRMKSLSITPKAMLSRAVAGIRKQTLIINLPGSPKGVKESLEVILPALSHGIGILKGIEGECGGSHKK from the coding sequence ATGACATTTACAATCGGAGTAATTACTGCTAGTGATAAAGGTTCTGTAGGTGAACGCCAAGATACCAGCGGTCCATTGATTGCTGAGATAATGAAAGAAATTGGCGGAGTTTTAAAAGAATACGTTATTGTGCCAGATGAAAGAGAAAAACTAGCCAGTGCCTTGATAGCTATGTGCGATGAAGCAAAACTAGATATTGTTTTCACCACTGGTGGCACAGGCTTTTCTCCTAGAGATGTTACACCCGAAGCTACATTAGATGTGGTTGATAGATTAGCTCCTGGTATATCTGAAGCCATTCGTATGAAAAGCCTCAGCATTACCCCTAAGGCTATGCTCTCCCGTGCTGTAGCAGGTATTCGTAAACAGACCTTAATCATCAATCTACCCGGCAGTCCTAAAGGGGTAAAAGAAAGTTTAGAAGTCATTCTCCCTGCTCTTTCTCATGGCATAGGAATACTTAAAGGTATCGAAGGTGAATGTGGTGGTAGCCATAAAAAATAA
- the pflA gene encoding pyruvate formate-lyase-activating protein, with the protein MTVKGRIHSVETFGTVDGPGIRYVIFFQGCPLRCKFCHNRDTWNLSDGKEMSVDDLVEDIKKYIPFIKASGGGVTISGGEPTMQPEFLLSLLKELKKLHIHTCLDTSGFISSHMNIEEMLKYIDLVLLDLKHIGPDEHKDLTGVDNSRILSFAKSLDHKNIPIWIRHVVIPTITDEEESLRALAEFVLTLKSVKKVDLLPYHSMGKFKWKEYSSSYPLEGIPDASEEDIAKARMIFDKYSKYILTA; encoded by the coding sequence ATGACTGTAAAAGGAAGAATTCATTCTGTTGAAACCTTTGGTACTGTTGATGGTCCAGGAATTCGCTATGTGATCTTTTTTCAAGGTTGTCCTTTAAGATGTAAGTTTTGCCATAATAGGGACACTTGGAATCTATCAGATGGTAAAGAGATGAGTGTAGATGACTTAGTTGAAGACATTAAAAAATATATACCCTTCATTAAAGCATCTGGAGGGGGCGTTACAATCAGTGGTGGAGAACCTACTATGCAGCCAGAGTTTTTGCTAAGTTTACTAAAAGAATTAAAAAAACTTCATATTCATACTTGCTTAGATACTTCTGGTTTCATTTCTTCTCATATGAATATAGAGGAAATGTTAAAGTATATAGATTTGGTTCTCTTGGACTTAAAACACATCGGCCCTGATGAGCATAAAGATTTGACAGGTGTTGACAATAGCAGGATTTTGTCTTTTGCTAAGTCTTTAGATCATAAGAATATCCCTATATGGATTCGACATGTTGTTATTCCTACGATTACAGATGAAGAAGAATCATTAAGAGCACTAGCAGAGTTTGTTTTGACACTTAAGTCCGTGAAAAAAGTAGATTTACTCCCCTATCACTCTATGGGTAAATTCAAATGGAAAGAGTACAGTAGTTCTTATCCTTTAGAAGGAATTCCTGATGCCAGTGAAGAAGATATTGCTAAGGCTAGAATGATATTTGATAAGTATAGTAAATATATTCTTACTGCTTAG
- the pflB gene encoding formate C-acetyltransferase codes for MFKKGKWTKTIDTRDFIQTNYSPYYGDESFLSDATDTTKKLWEEVLQIMEAERKNNGTLDVDASTISTIISHKPGYINKNLEKIVGLQTDAPLKRAIIPNGGIRVVESACEAYGYELDPQVKEIFHKYRKTHNAGVFDAYTGEMLAARKAGIITGLPDAYGRGRIIGDYRRVALYGTDLLIEDKKQQKKSLEVDFMNEETIRLREEIQEQIRALEELKDMAKSYGFDISKPAANAFEAIQWLYLGYLAAVKEQNGAAMSLGRVSNFLDIYIEKDLAEGSLTEEEAQELIDHFVMKLRMVRFLRSPEYNDLFSGDPAWVTESIGGVGVDGRPLVTKTAFRILHTLYNLGPAPEPNLTILWSQQLPEPFKKYCSKVSIDTSSLQYENDDLMRSYWGDDYGIACCVSAMPIGKQMQFFGARCNLAKALLYSINGGRDEVSGVQVGPKFQEITSEYLDYKEVMEKFNTFIDWIAKVYVNTLNVIHYMHDKYAYERIQMALHDRDVIRTMACGIAGLSVCADSLSAIKYAKVKPIRNAEGLVVDFEIQGDFPKYGNNDDNVDTIAEALVKRFMEAIRKNHTYRNAIPTQSVLTITSNVVYGKKTGSTPDGRKAGELFAPGANPMHGRDTKGALASLSSVAKLPYEDSQDGISYTFSIVPKALGKTPDVRVNILTSLLDGYFMQGGHHVNINVFDRETLIDAMEHPEKYPQLTIRVSGYAVNFIKLTKEQQLDVIHRTFHEAVH; via the coding sequence ATGTTTAAAAAAGGAAAGTGGACGAAAACAATAGATACAAGAGACTTTATCCAAACCAATTATTCTCCTTATTATGGGGATGAAAGTTTCTTAAGTGATGCTACTGATACTACAAAAAAACTTTGGGAAGAAGTTTTACAGATAATGGAGGCAGAACGTAAAAACAACGGTACTTTAGATGTTGACGCCAGTACAATTTCTACCATCATTTCTCACAAGCCAGGTTATATCAATAAAAACTTAGAAAAAATTGTGGGTCTTCAAACAGATGCACCTTTAAAAAGAGCTATTATACCTAATGGTGGTATCCGAGTAGTTGAAAGTGCATGTGAAGCCTATGGCTATGAATTAGATCCACAGGTAAAAGAAATTTTCCATAAATATAGAAAAACCCATAACGCTGGTGTTTTCGATGCCTATACAGGAGAAATGCTGGCCGCCAGAAAAGCTGGTATCATTACAGGTCTTCCTGATGCTTACGGGAGAGGAAGAATTATCGGAGACTATAGAAGAGTTGCTCTTTATGGAACAGACTTATTGATCGAAGATAAAAAACAACAGAAAAAATCTTTAGAAGTAGATTTTATGAATGAAGAAACCATCCGTCTTCGTGAGGAAATTCAGGAACAAATTAGAGCTTTAGAAGAATTAAAGGATATGGCTAAATCCTATGGTTTTGATATTTCTAAACCAGCTGCAAATGCCTTTGAAGCTATCCAATGGCTATACTTAGGCTACTTAGCTGCAGTAAAAGAACAAAATGGAGCAGCTATGAGTTTAGGTAGAGTTTCTAACTTTTTAGATATTTATATTGAAAAAGATCTTGCTGAAGGCAGTCTTACAGAGGAAGAAGCACAAGAGTTGATTGATCATTTTGTTATGAAGTTAAGGATGGTAAGATTTTTAAGATCTCCTGAATATAACGATCTTTTCAGTGGTGATCCTGCTTGGGTTACAGAGTCTATTGGAGGAGTAGGAGTAGATGGAAGACCTTTAGTCACCAAAACCGCCTTTAGAATCCTTCATACTCTGTATAATTTAGGTCCAGCACCTGAGCCAAACTTAACAATATTATGGTCTCAACAGTTGCCTGAACCCTTTAAAAAGTATTGTTCTAAGGTATCTATAGATACCAGTTCCTTACAATATGAAAATGATGATTTAATGCGCTCCTATTGGGGTGACGATTATGGTATCGCCTGCTGTGTATCTGCTATGCCAATCGGTAAACAAATGCAGTTTTTTGGAGCTAGATGTAATTTAGCTAAGGCTCTTCTTTATTCTATTAATGGCGGAAGAGACGAAGTATCTGGAGTACAAGTCGGTCCTAAATTCCAAGAAATTACTTCTGAGTACCTTGATTATAAAGAAGTAATGGAAAAGTTTAATACCTTTATCGACTGGATTGCAAAGGTATATGTTAATACCTTAAATGTTATTCATTACATGCATGACAAATATGCTTATGAAAGAATCCAAATGGCTCTTCACGATCGTGATGTTATTAGAACCATGGCCTGCGGTATTGCAGGATTATCAGTGTGTGCAGATTCTTTAAGTGCTATTAAGTATGCAAAGGTGAAGCCTATTAGAAATGCAGAAGGTCTTGTAGTTGATTTTGAGATCCAAGGAGATTTTCCTAAATACGGTAACAATGATGACAATGTTGATACAATTGCAGAGGCTCTTGTTAAAAGATTCATGGAGGCTATAAGAAAAAATCATACTTACAGAAACGCCATCCCTACTCAATCTGTTTTAACTATTACTTCTAATGTTGTCTACGGTAAAAAGACTGGAAGTACACCAGATGGAAGAAAAGCAGGTGAACTCTTTGCTCCTGGCGCCAACCCAATGCATGGACGTGATACAAAAGGTGCACTAGCTTCTTTATCCTCTGTGGCTAAGCTTCCTTATGAAGATTCTCAAGATGGTATTTCTTATACCTTCTCTATTGTGCCAAAGGCCTTAGGAAAAACCCCTGACGTTCGAGTCAATATTTTAACTTCTTTACTTGATGGCTACTTTATGCAGGGAGGCCACCATGTAAATATCAATGTATTTGATCGTGAAACTTTAATAGACGCTATGGAACATCCTGAAAAATATCCTCAATTAACGATTCGTGTTTCTGGATATGCGGTTAACTTCATTAAATTAACAAAAGAACAACAATTAGATGTTATTCATAGAACTTTCCATGAAGCTGTTCACTAG
- the spoIIAA gene encoding anti-sigma F factor antagonist, with product MQIHYETIGNTLVVKLKGELDHHVAERIRVELDEVISNKRSKNLIFDLKDMNFMDSSGIGVIIGRYKSIQKLGGKVAVVQTSNKVDKIFSLAGLYRIISKYETSEDALKCI from the coding sequence TTGCAAATACACTATGAAACTATAGGAAACACACTTGTTGTTAAACTAAAGGGTGAACTTGATCATCATGTTGCTGAAAGAATAAGAGTGGAACTAGATGAAGTGATTTCAAATAAACGTTCAAAAAATCTTATATTTGACTTAAAAGATATGAACTTTATGGACAGCTCTGGCATTGGTGTAATTATTGGACGATATAAAAGTATTCAAAAACTGGGGGGCAAGGTAGCGGTAGTACAAACATCTAATAAGGTAGATAAAATATTTAGCTTAGCTGGTTTGTATCGTATTATTAGCAAATATGAAACCTCAGAAGATGCTCTTAAATGCATATAA
- the spoIIAB gene encoding anti-sigma F factor, with protein MEYNNYMKMEFYSKSQNEAFARVVVAAFAAQLDPTIEEISDIKTAVSEAVTNAIIHGYEDKSDLITVICRINDQELEIIVEDKGKGIEDIQQAREPLYTSKPELERSGMGFTVMETFMDKVNVYSEIGKGTKVTMIKKFKSLSED; from the coding sequence ATGGAATATAACAACTATATGAAAATGGAATTCTATAGTAAATCTCAAAATGAAGCCTTTGCAAGGGTTGTTGTAGCTGCTTTTGCAGCACAATTAGACCCTACAATCGAAGAAATTTCGGATATAAAAACGGCTGTTTCAGAAGCAGTAACAAATGCAATTATTCATGGTTATGAAGATAAGAGTGACCTTATCACAGTAATATGTAGAATAAATGATCAGGAATTGGAAATTATAGTAGAAGATAAGGGCAAAGGTATTGAAGATATACAGCAGGCTAGAGAACCCTTATATACATCCAAACCTGAACTCGAACGTTCAGGGATGGGTTTTACAGTAATGGAAACCTTTATGGATAAAGTAAATGTATATTCTGAAATAGGAAAGGGAACAAAAGTAACAATGATAAAAAAGTTCAAAAGCCTGAGTGAAGATTAA
- the sigF gene encoding RNA polymerase sporulation sigma factor SigF, translated as MNIPAFSGEHNEILEHEETMKLIKKAQNGDVQAQEILVSHNLGLVRSMINRFTNRGYEREDLFQLGCIGLIKAIKKFDSSYDVKFSTYAVPMIVGEIKRFLRDDGIIKVSRNLKQTASKVKMTKERLFKEFGREATLQEIADELNIEKEDIVLALDSNAHPEYLYDVIHHDDGAPIYLIDKITKDDSLNDTDVIDRLVLQDTLAKLEPRERQIILLRYFKDKTQTEIAEILGISQVQVSRIEKKVLQSMKELMKKA; from the coding sequence ATGAATATACCAGCATTTTCAGGGGAACACAATGAAATACTAGAACATGAAGAAACTATGAAGCTTATAAAAAAAGCACAAAATGGTGATGTGCAGGCACAGGAAATTTTGGTAAGTCATAATCTTGGGCTTGTAAGAAGCATGATTAATAGATTTACCAATAGAGGCTATGAGAGAGAAGATTTGTTCCAGTTGGGGTGTATAGGATTAATTAAGGCGATTAAAAAATTTGATTCTAGCTATGATGTTAAGTTTTCTACTTATGCAGTTCCAATGATTGTCGGTGAAATAAAGCGTTTTTTGCGTGATGATGGAATTATTAAGGTTTCCAGAAATTTAAAACAGACAGCTTCTAAAGTCAAAATGACAAAGGAAAGATTATTTAAAGAGTTTGGAAGAGAAGCAACATTGCAAGAAATTGCTGATGAATTAAATATCGAGAAGGAGGATATTGTTTTAGCACTGGATTCTAACGCACATCCTGAATACTTATATGATGTGATTCATCATGATGATGGTGCACCCATATATCTAATAGATAAAATTACTAAAGATGATTCTTTAAATGATACTGATGTGATTGATAGATTAGTGTTGCAGGATACATTGGCAAAATTGGAACCTAGAGAACGCCAAATTATTTTGCTCAGATACTTTAAAGATAAAACCCAAACAGAGATTGCTGAAATTTTGGGAATATCTCAGGTACAAGTATCAAGAATTGAAAAAAAGGTTTTGCAGTCTATGAAAGAACTAATGAAGAAGGCTTGA
- a CDS encoding stage V sporulation protein AA — MEKKQPQEIFLQSKGKVRCNSKEVILLKDLIDVSIEDQGTRNKINDIEYKMNGAQGQTTYVISMLSIISLIKNKFPSITVYVLGEPDILMVFTDIEVENRDRTKLIKVICICFLLFVGSATAIINFHSDVDMPQTQKTIYRIITGRETDQLLLLQIPYSLGIGAGMSIFFNHIFKKRINNEPSPLEVEVHLYQENMDQYIKNMSEKHNR, encoded by the coding sequence ATGGAAAAGAAACAGCCACAGGAAATATTTTTACAATCTAAAGGAAAAGTCAGGTGTAATTCAAAAGAAGTGATTTTATTAAAGGATTTAATAGATGTTTCAATAGAAGATCAGGGCACAAGAAATAAAATAAATGATATAGAGTACAAAATGAATGGTGCTCAAGGGCAGACAACCTATGTAATCTCTATGTTATCTATCATATCTCTAATAAAGAATAAATTTCCAAGCATTACAGTATATGTTCTTGGAGAACCAGATATATTGATGGTTTTTACAGATATTGAAGTGGAAAACAGAGATAGAACAAAATTGATAAAGGTAATTTGTATATGCTTTTTACTATTTGTGGGGTCTGCTACTGCCATTATTAACTTTCATTCTGATGTGGATATGCCTCAAACACAAAAAACGATTTATAGAATTATTACAGGGCGAGAGACAGATCAACTTTTGCTTTTACAGATTCCTTATTCATTAGGTATTGGTGCAGGAATGTCGATATTCTTTAACCATATCTTCAAAAAGAGAATTAATAATGAGCCTAGTCCTCTAGAAGTAGAGGTGCACCTATATCAAGAGAACATGGATCAATACATAAAAAATATGAGTGAGAAACATAATAGATAG
- a CDS encoding stage V sporulation protein AB, with translation MSYIIIPLIGFSNGIVVGSGIVALITLLDIVPRLGQLTKTYKFTVAYQNAIIGGATIAAFLSLINKGINTGAIFVILIGFAMGTFVGLLASALAEVMNVIPVLIRRFKIEEYVFYIVYSLILGKTIGSFIHWLILH, from the coding sequence ATGTCATATATTATCATTCCATTAATAGGTTTTTCAAATGGTATTGTCGTAGGAAGTGGCATTGTTGCTCTGATAACATTATTAGATATTGTACCAAGGCTAGGGCAACTGACAAAAACCTACAAATTCACAGTAGCTTATCAAAATGCAATTATAGGGGGGGCAACAATAGCTGCCTTCCTTTCGCTGATTAATAAGGGGATCAATACGGGTGCGATTTTTGTTATTTTAATAGGATTTGCCATGGGCACTTTTGTAGGACTACTGGCATCTGCGTTAGCAGAAGTAATGAATGTTATACCTGTATTAATTAGAAGGTTTAAGATAGAAGAGTACGTATTTTATATTGTTTATTCATTAATTTTAGGAAAAACGATAGGTTCTTTTATACATTGGCTAATACTTCATTAA